Proteins encoded within one genomic window of Ideonella dechloratans:
- a CDS encoding DUF6445 family protein, whose product MNLRPPPPAAPKAHRLIYRPPVQGRDYWILDNALPDPLAVRQRLLSRQDWVLGAPHRPESWPGMRAQPALSPEELAPLEAWARQQTGQKKLFAIGAGLQGSQFNHNCVQLVGAGESGPRPHTDSRKLCKYAAVLYLNPEVPDHCGTALYRVRLPEGSLGGNTLPARYTNLVEALDSRFVPPDLFVEDLAFDHRFNRLVMYKADLIHSATAYWGTTLESKRMTVVMFWMA is encoded by the coding sequence ATGAACCTGCGCCCGCCCCCGCCGGCCGCGCCCAAGGCGCATCGGCTGATCTACCGCCCGCCCGTGCAGGGTCGGGACTACTGGATCCTCGACAACGCCCTGCCCGACCCGCTGGCCGTGCGCCAGCGCCTGTTGTCGCGGCAGGACTGGGTGCTGGGTGCCCCGCACCGGCCGGAATCCTGGCCGGGCATGCGCGCCCAGCCCGCCCTCAGCCCCGAGGAGCTGGCGCCCCTGGAGGCCTGGGCCCGGCAGCAGACCGGGCAAAAGAAGCTGTTCGCCATCGGCGCGGGCCTGCAAGGCAGCCAGTTCAACCACAACTGCGTGCAACTGGTGGGTGCGGGCGAATCCGGGCCCCGGCCGCACACCGATTCCCGCAAGCTCTGCAAGTACGCAGCGGTCCTGTACCTCAACCCGGAGGTCCCTGACCATTGCGGCACGGCGCTCTACCGGGTCCGCCTGCCCGAGGGTTCCCTGGGTGGCAACACCCTGCCCGCCCGCTACACCAACCTGGTCGAGGCGCTGGACAGCCGCTTCGTCCCGCCCGACCTGTTCGTCGAGGATCTGGCCTTCGACCACCGCTTCAACCGGCTGGTCATGTACAAGGCCGATCTCATCCACAGCGCCACCGCCTACTGGGGCACCACCCTCGAATCCAAGCGCATGACGGTGGTCATGTTCTGGATGGCGTGA
- a CDS encoding polyhydroxyalkanoate depolymerase, producing MLYQIYETQRALLAPFSEFASATAKLYSHPLSPFTHVPLSQRYAAGLDLMHRVTKEYERPEFNIQSVQVEGVPVAVQEQVAIHKPFCDLLRFKRFTDNAAALDKMKNQPVVLVVAPLSGHHATLLRDTVRSLLQDHKVYITRWTDARLVPLEDGEFHLNDYVAYVQEFIRHIGPDVHVISVCQPTVPVLAAISLQATTGDVVPRSMTMMGGPIDARRSPTAVNNLAMSKSYEWFENNVIYRVPPNYPGAGRRVYPGFLQHTGFVAMNPDRHLSSHYDYFLDLVRGDGESADAHREFYDEYNAVLDMPADYYLDTIKTVFQDFALVNGTWMVDGVRVAPEDITTTALLTVEGERDDISGAGQTRAAHDLCHGIPADRQFHYDVEGAGHYGIFSGRRWRENVYPVVRDFIAKFDQQGAAGSAAAPKTAARKRVGGGTVRKAGA from the coding sequence ATGCTGTATCAGATCTACGAGACCCAGCGTGCGCTGCTGGCGCCGTTCTCGGAATTCGCCAGCGCCACGGCCAAGCTCTACAGCCACCCGCTGTCGCCGTTCACCCACGTGCCCCTGTCCCAGCGCTATGCCGCCGGGCTGGACCTGATGCACCGGGTCACCAAGGAGTACGAGCGACCCGAGTTCAACATCCAGAGCGTCCAGGTGGAAGGCGTGCCCGTGGCCGTGCAGGAACAGGTGGCCATCCACAAGCCCTTCTGCGATCTGCTGCGCTTCAAGCGGTTCACCGACAACGCCGCGGCTCTGGACAAGATGAAGAACCAGCCGGTGGTGCTGGTGGTGGCGCCCCTGTCGGGTCACCACGCCACCCTGCTGCGCGACACAGTGCGCAGCCTGCTGCAGGACCACAAGGTCTACATCACCCGCTGGACCGACGCCCGGCTGGTGCCGCTGGAGGACGGTGAATTCCACCTCAACGATTACGTGGCCTATGTGCAGGAGTTCATCCGCCACATCGGCCCGGACGTGCACGTCATTTCCGTCTGCCAACCCACCGTGCCCGTGCTGGCCGCCATCTCCCTGCAGGCCACCACCGGGGATGTGGTGCCGCGCAGCATGACCATGATGGGCGGCCCCATCGATGCCCGACGCTCGCCCACGGCCGTGAACAACCTGGCCATGAGCAAGAGCTACGAGTGGTTCGAGAACAACGTGATCTACCGCGTGCCCCCGAACTACCCGGGCGCCGGACGGCGGGTGTACCCCGGCTTCCTGCAGCACACGGGCTTCGTGGCGATGAACCCGGACCGCCACCTCAGCTCCCACTACGACTACTTCCTGGACTTGGTGCGCGGCGACGGCGAAAGCGCGGACGCCCACCGCGAGTTCTACGACGAGTACAACGCGGTGCTGGACATGCCTGCGGACTATTACCTGGACACCATCAAGACGGTCTTCCAGGACTTCGCCCTGGTCAACGGCACCTGGATGGTGGACGGTGTGCGCGTGGCGCCGGAGGACATCACGACGACGGCCCTGCTGACGGTCGAAGGCGAGCGCGACGACATCTCCGGCGCCGGCCAGACGCGGGCCGCCCATGACCTGTGCCATGGCATCCCCGCAGACCGGCAGTTCCACTACGACGTGGAGGGGGCCGGTCACTACGGCATCTTCTCGGGCCGCCGCTGGCGCGAGAACGTCTACCCGGTGGTGCGGGACTTCATCGCGAAGTTCGACCAGCAGGGGGCGGCCGGAAGTGCCGCGGCGCCGAAGACCGCCGCTCGCAAGCGGGTTGGCGGCGGAACCGTGCGCAAGGCCGGCGCCTGA
- a CDS encoding amino acid aminotransferase, whose translation MSLFAAVEMAPRDPILGLNEQFNADTNPAKVNLGVGVYYDENGKLPLLACVKAAETQLVEAARARGYVPIDGIAAYDKAVQNLVFGEGSEVLTAGRVATVQALGGTGGLKVGADFLKKLNPTAKVLVSNPSWENHRALFINAGFEVDSYPYYDAAKKGVDFDGMLACLNAAPAGTVVVLHACCHNPTGYDISPAQWEQVIAAVKARNLVAFLDMAYQGFGDGIAEDGAVVGQFVKAGLSFFVATSFSKSFSLYGERVGALNVVCDTKEETAKVLSQLKIVIRTNYSNPPTHGAQVVATVLSTPALRAQWEEELAGMRNRIKAMRAKLVERLQAQGVKGDLSFITTQRGMFSYSGLSKPQMERLRSEFGVYGVDSGRICVAALNDKNIDYVASSIAKVM comes from the coding sequence ATGTCGCTCTTCGCTGCCGTCGAAATGGCCCCGCGCGACCCCATCCTGGGTCTGAACGAACAGTTCAACGCGGACACCAACCCCGCCAAGGTCAACCTGGGCGTGGGCGTCTATTACGACGAGAACGGCAAACTGCCCCTGCTGGCCTGTGTGAAGGCCGCCGAGACCCAGCTGGTCGAGGCCGCCCGCGCCCGTGGCTATGTGCCCATCGACGGCATTGCCGCCTACGACAAGGCCGTGCAGAACCTGGTCTTCGGTGAAGGCAGCGAGGTGCTGACCGCCGGCCGCGTGGCCACCGTGCAGGCCCTGGGCGGCACCGGCGGCCTGAAGGTCGGCGCCGACTTCCTGAAGAAGCTCAACCCCACCGCCAAGGTGCTGGTGAGCAACCCCAGCTGGGAAAACCACCGCGCGCTGTTCATCAACGCCGGCTTCGAAGTCGACAGCTACCCCTACTACGACGCCGCCAAGAAGGGCGTGGACTTCGACGGCATGCTGGCCTGCCTGAACGCCGCGCCTGCCGGCACGGTGGTGGTGCTGCACGCCTGCTGCCACAACCCCACCGGCTACGACATCTCCCCCGCCCAGTGGGAACAGGTCATCGCCGCGGTGAAGGCCCGCAACCTGGTGGCCTTCCTGGACATGGCCTACCAGGGCTTCGGTGACGGCATCGCCGAAGACGGCGCGGTGGTCGGCCAGTTCGTCAAGGCCGGCCTGAGCTTCTTCGTCGCCACCTCCTTCTCCAAGAGCTTCTCGCTCTACGGCGAACGCGTGGGCGCGCTGAACGTGGTCTGCGACACCAAGGAGGAGACCGCCAAGGTCCTGTCGCAGCTGAAGATCGTCATCCGCACCAACTACTCCAACCCGCCGACCCACGGCGCCCAGGTGGTGGCCACGGTGCTGAGCACCCCCGCCCTGCGGGCCCAGTGGGAAGAAGAGCTGGCTGGCATGCGCAACCGCATCAAGGCCATGCGCGCCAAGCTGGTCGAGCGCCTGCAGGCCCAGGGCGTCAAGGGCGACCTGAGCTTCATCACCACCCAGCGCGGCATGTTCAGCTATTCCGGCCTGAGCAAGCCCCAGATGGAGCGCCTGCGCAGCGAGTTCGGTGTTTACGGCGTCGACTCCGGCCGCATCTGCGTGGCCGCGCTGAACGACAAGAACATCGACTACGTCGCTTCGTCCATCGCCAAGGTGATGTGA